In Balaenoptera musculus isolate JJ_BM4_2016_0621 chromosome 19, mBalMus1.pri.v3, whole genome shotgun sequence, one genomic interval encodes:
- the ZNF613 gene encoding zinc finger protein 613 isoform X2 has protein sequence MLENYSNLLSVGYQASKPDALSRLERGEPWPVEDEIHSRICPEMRKDDCLLQEDLQNQRCPKRMERCHEHNALGNIVHQSKSNFPLRQNHMLDFHGKTLKSNLSLVNQNRSYEVKNPLGDGESFLHAKHEQFHSEMKFTECGSSMNTNSQFIKHLGTQKINKPHLCTECGKAFIKKSRLIDHQRVHTGEKPHGCSICGKAYSRKSRLTEHQKTHIGEKRYTCTECDKAFPKKSRLLIHQKTHTGEKPYVCEECGKGFIKKSRLINHQRVHTGEKPHGCSLCDKAFSRKSRLIEHQRTHTGEKPYECTECDKAFRWKSQLNAHQKTHTGEKSYICSDCGKGFIQKGNLIVHQRTHTGEKPYMCNECGKGFIQKGNLLIHQRTHTGEKPYVCTECGKGFSQKTCLISHQRFHTGKTPFVCTECGKSCSHKSGLINHQRIHTGEKPYTCSDCGKAFRDKSCLNRHRRTHTGERPYGCTDCGKAFSHLSCLVYHKGMLHAREKRGDSVKLENPFSESPSSSRSSDIVQGKSPVNVVSVHTPSVAAQTPFHNDGFLADRNVVALVGQPGATGAVSADNSICTEEKPNECSECGSTFSDQLHHILHHRKHTEINCDTVKAENP, from the coding sequence aAATGAGGAAAGATGACTGTCTTCTGCAGGAGGACTTGCAAAATCAAAGATGTCCAAAAAGAATGGAACGATGTCACGAACATAATGCACTTGGAAACATTGTTCATCAGAGCAAAAGTAACTTTCCTTTAAGGCAAAATCATATGTTGGACTTTCATGGGAAAACACTGAAATCAAATTTAAGTTTAGTCAACCAGAACAGGAGCTATGAAGTAAAGAACCCTCTTGGAGATGGGGAATCCTTCCTCCATGCAAAGCATGAGCAATTTCATAGTGAAATGAAATTTACTGAATGTGGAAGTTCTATGAACACAAATTCACAGTTCATTAAGCATCTAGGAactcaaaagataaataaacccCACTTATGCactgaatgtgggaaagctttcatCAAGAAGTCCCGCCTCATTGATCATCAGAGAGTGCACACAGGAGAAAAACCTCATGGATGCAGTATATGTGGGAAAGCCTACTCCAGAAAGTCCAGGCTCACTGAACACCAGAAAACCCATATAGGAGAGAAACGGTATACATGCACTGAATGTGACAAAGCCTTCCCCAAGAAATCACGGCTGCTTATTCATCAGAAAACTCATACAGGAGAAAAACCCTACGTATGCGAGGAATGTGGAAAAGGCTTCATCAAGAAGTCTCGgctcattaatcatcagagagttcatacaggagagaaacctcATGGGTGCAGTCTGTGTGACAAAGCATTCTCCAGGAAGTCCCGGCTCATCGAACATCAGAGAACTCATAcgggagaaaaaccatatgaatgCACCGAATGTGACAAAGCCTTCCGCTGGAAATCACAGCTTAATGCACACCAGAAAACTCATACAGGAGAGAAGTCATATATATGCAGTGATTGTGGAAAAGGCTTCATTCAGAAGGGCAATCTCATTGTACATCAGcgaactcacactggagagaaaccctatatGTGCAATGAATGTGGAAAAGGCTTCATCCAGAAGGGCAATCTCCTCATACATCAAcgaactcacactggagagaaaccctatgtaTGCACTGAATGTGGGAAAGGCTTCAGCCAGAAAACATGCCTCATCTCACATCAGAGATTTCACACTGGAAAGACTCCCTTTGTATGTACTGAATGTGGAAAATCGTGTTCACACAAGTCTGGCCTCATTAaccatcagagaattcacacaggagagaaaccctacaCGTGCAGTgactgtgggaaagccttcagggaTAAGTCGTGCCTTAATAGACATCGGAGAACTCATACAGGAGAGAGACCCTATGGATGCACTGACTGTGGGAAAGCCTTCTCCCACTTGTCATGCCTCGTGTACCACAAGGGGATGCTGCATGCAAGAGAGAAACGTGGAGATTCAGTCAAGTTGGAAAATCCTTTCTCAGAGAGTCCCAGCTCATCACGTTCGAGTGATATCGTACAGGGGAAAAGCCCTGTTAATGTGGTGAGCGTGCACACACCTTCTGTGGCAGCTCAGACTCCATTCCACAATGATGGGTTCCTAGCAGATAGGAATGTAGTAGCCCTTGTGGGACAGCCAGGTGCCACAGGTGCAGTGTCAGCAGATAATAGCATTTGCACAGAAGAAAAACCTAATGAATGCAGTGAGTGTGGTAGCACCTTCAGTGATCAattacatcatattttacatcacagaaaacacacagaaataaactgtgatacagtGAAGGCAGAAAACCCTTGA
- the ZNF432 gene encoding zinc finger protein 432 produces the protein MIQAQETLSFKDVAVDFTWEEWQLLAPPQKDLYRDVMLENYSNLLSVGYRVSKPDALSKLERGEEPWTIEDEIHSQTCPETGKVGNHLQGDWENQRMLKGIEQYQEHNAFGNPVPQSKSHFSFRQNNDMFEFYIKTLKSHLSLVSQGQSYEIKNSTKCNGDGKSFLHGKHEEFNSPVQCPVSAKPISSKSQIIKHQGTHNVEKANICGECGKAFVKKSQLTDHQRVHTGEKPYGCSMCAKVFSRKSRLNEHQRIHKREKSFICGDCAKVFTMKSRLIEHQRTHTGEKPYICSDCGKGFPGKRNLIVHQRNHTGEKCYVCSECGKGFTGKSMLTIHQRTHTGEKPYICSECGKGFTTKHYVIIHQRNHTGEKPYICNECGKGFTMKSRLIEHQRTHTGEKPYVCNECGKGFPRKSNLIVHQRNHTVEKSYVCDECGKGFTVKSMLIIHQRTHTGEKPYICSECGKGFPLKSRLVVHQRTHTGEKPYRCSECGKGFIVNSGLMLHQRTHTGEKPYICNKCGKGFAFKSNLVVHQRTHTGEKPFTCNECGKGFTMKRYLIVHQQIHVGEKSYICSECGKGFVMETELILHQQIHTGEKPYACNECGRGFTVKSRLVVHQRTHTGEKPFVCSECGKGFSSKRNLIVHQRTHNGNKP, from the exons atgatcCAGGCCCAG GAAACCCTGTCATTCAAGGATGTGGCCGTGGACTTCACGTGGGAGGAGTGGCAGCTCCTGGCCCCTCCTCAGAAGGACCTGTACCGGgacgtgatgctggagaactatAGCAACCTGCTGTCCGTGG GGTATCGGGTCAGCAAACCAGATGCACTGTCCAAGTTGGAACGAGGGGAAGAACCGTGGACAATAGAAGATGAAATCCACAGTCAAACCTGTCCAG AAACTGGCAAAGTTGGTAATCATCTGCAGGGTGACTGGGAAAATCAAAGAATGCTGAAAGGTATAGAACAATACCAGGAACATAATGCATTTGGAAATCCTGTTCCTCAAAGCAAAAGTCATTTCTCTTTCAGGCAAAATAATGATATGTTTGAGTTCTATATAAAAACTTTGAAATCACATTTAAGTTTAGTCAGCCAGGGCCAAAGCTATGAAATTAAGAACTCTACTAAATGTAACGGAGATGGGAAATCATTTCTGCATGGTAAGCATGAAGAATTTAATTCTCCAGTTCAATGCCCTGTAAGTGCAAAACCCATCAGTAGTAAGTCCCAAATCATTAAGCACCAAGGAACTCACAACGTAGAGAAAGCCAACATATGcggtgaatgtgggaaagcctttgtTAAGAAGTCTCAGCTCACTGACCATCAGAGAgttcatacaggagagaaaccttatgGATGCAGTATGTGTGCAAAAGTATTCTCCCGAAAGTCCAGGCTCAAtgaacatcagagaattcacaagAGAGAGAAATCCTTTATATGTGGTGATTGTGCAAAAGTCTTCACCATGAAGAGCCGTCTGATTGAACACCAGcgaactcacactggagagaaaccttacataTGCAGTGACTGTGGAAAAGGCTTCCCAGGGAAGcgtaatctcattgtacatcagCGAAACCATACTGGAGAGAAATGCTACGTATGTAGTGAATGCGGAAAAGGCTTCACTGGGAAGAGCATGCTTACTATACACCAGCGAactcatacaggagagaaaccctacatctgcagtgaatgtgggaaaggcTTTACCACAAAGCACTATGTCATCATACACCAACGAAaccatacaggagagaaaccctacatatgcaatgaatgtgggaaaggTTTCACCATGAAGAGTCGTCTGATTGAACATCAGCGAACTCATACAGGAGAGAAGCCATATGTGTGCAATGAATGTGGAAAAGGGTTTCCCAGGAAGAGTAATCTGATTGTACATCAGAGAAATCATACAGTAGAGAAATCCTACGTATGTGATGAATGTGGAAAAGGCTTCACTGTGAAGAGCATGCTCATCATACATCAAcgaactcacactggagagaaaccctacatctgcagtgaatgtgggaaaggcTTCCCGTTGAAGAGTCGGCTGGTTGTGCATCAGCGAACGCATACGGGTGAGAAACCTTATAGATGCAGCGAATGTGGGAAAGGCTTCATCGTGAATAGTGGACTGATGTTACATCAGcgaactcacactggagagaagccctataTATGCAATAAATGTGGAAAAGGTTTTGCCTTTAAGAGCAATCTTGTGGTACATCAGCgaactcatactggagagaaaccctttaCGTGCAATGAGTGCGGAAAAGGCTTCACAATGAAACGCTATCTCATCGTACACCAGCAAATTCATGTGGGAGAGAAGTCCTATATATGCAGCGAATGTGGAAAAGGTTTTGTCATGGAAACAGAGCTCATTTTACATCAGcaaattcatactggagagaaaccttatgccTGCAATGAATGTGGCAGAGGCTTCACTGTGAAAAGCCGTCTAGTCGTTCATCAGCGAactcatacaggagagaaaccttttgtatgcagtgaatgtggaaaagGCTTCTCCTCAAAGAGgaatctcattgtacatcagAGAACTCATAATGGAAACAAACCTTAA